From Enterococcus mundtii, the proteins below share one genomic window:
- the lexA gene encoding transcriptional repressor LexA encodes MARQTETRQIEVLRYIHEQVTQKGYPPTVREIGEAVQLSSTSTVHGHLARLEKKGFIQRDPTKPRAIELTQQGLSKIGIRPTTIPVLGVVTAGEPILAVEEASDFFPVPPNLSSEEGSLFMLTIRGESMINAGILDGDNVIVRKQETAQNGDIVIAMTAEDEATCKRFYKERDHFRLQPENDLLEPIILDEVSILGRVVGLYRSHIY; translated from the coding sequence GTGGCCCGACAAACTGAAACAAGACAAATCGAAGTCTTACGATATATTCACGAACAAGTGACCCAAAAAGGCTATCCACCGACTGTCCGTGAGATCGGAGAAGCTGTTCAGCTTTCTTCAACATCGACAGTCCATGGTCATCTTGCCCGATTAGAGAAAAAAGGCTTTATTCAAAGAGACCCTACGAAACCACGTGCCATCGAATTGACGCAACAAGGATTATCAAAAATCGGGATTCGCCCAACAACGATTCCTGTTCTCGGAGTTGTTACTGCCGGAGAGCCGATACTAGCTGTTGAGGAAGCTTCTGACTTCTTTCCAGTACCACCAAACCTTTCATCAGAAGAAGGTAGTCTGTTCATGTTGACGATCCGAGGAGAAAGTATGATCAATGCTGGGATATTGGATGGCGATAATGTCATTGTCCGCAAACAAGAAACTGCACAAAATGGTGATATCGTTATTGCGATGACTGCAGAAGACGAAGCAACTTGCAAACGGTTCTATAAAGAAAGAGATCATTTCCGTTTGCAACCCGAGAATGATTTACTGGAACCGATCATTTTAGATGAGGTGTCGATCTTAGGTCGAGTCGTTGGTCTGTACCGTAGTCATATTTATTGA
- a CDS encoding DUF896 family protein, which translates to MLSPEKIERINQLAKKKKAEGLTPAEVKEQKELREAYLTAFRSGMRHHIEGMKVVDPDGNDVTPEKLKEIQKKKGLHDRNSKF; encoded by the coding sequence GTGTTATCGCCTGAAAAAATCGAACGTATCAATCAGTTAGCTAAAAAGAAAAAAGCAGAAGGATTGACACCAGCTGAAGTCAAAGAGCAAAAGGAATTACGAGAAGCATATCTGACAGCCTTTCGTTCTGGCATGAGACATCATATTGAAGGGATGAAAGTTGTTGATCCCGATGGAAATGATGTCACACCAGAAAAATTGAAAGAAATCCAGAAGAAAAAAGGCCTCCACGACCGAAATAGCAAGTTTTAG
- the tkt gene encoding transketolase, giving the protein MFDKIDQLGVNTIRTLSVDAVQKANSGHPGLPMGAAPMAYALWTKHLKVNPKTSKNWADRDRFVLSAGHGSAMLYSLLHLAGYQVTIDDLKQFRQWDSKTPGHPEVNHTDGVEATTGPLGQGIAMAVGMAMAEAHLAATYNKDQFNVVDHYTYALCGDGDLMEGVSQEASSMAGHMKLGKLIVLYDSNDISLDGPTSKAFTENVGVRYEAYGWQHLLVKDGNDLEAISKAIEEAKAETDKPTLIEVKTVIGFGAPNQGTSAVHGAPLGLEGIQKAKEIYGWEYPDFTVPEEVAERFRQTMVEEGEKAENAWREMFAAYKAAYPELAQQFEDAFAGKLPENWDAELPTYDEGESQASRVSSKEMIQALSKAIPSFWGGSADLSGSNNTMVTADKDFTPEHYEGRNIWFGVREFAMASAMNGIQLHGGTRIYGGTFFVFVDYLRPAVRLAAIQNTPVIYVLTHDSVAVGEDGPTHEPVEQLASVRSMPGVHVLRPADGNETRAAWKVAMESTDTPTILVLSRQNLPVLPTTKEVADDMVKKGAYVLSPAKGEQPEGILIATGSEVDLAVKAQKVLAEQGKDVSVVSMPSFDLFEQQSAEYQESVLPKAVTKRVAIEAASPFGWERYVGIEGQTITIDHFGASAPGNKILEEFGFTVDNVVNVFNQL; this is encoded by the coding sequence TTGTTTGATAAAATTGATCAGCTTGGTGTGAATACGATCCGTACATTGAGTGTCGATGCAGTACAAAAAGCAAATTCAGGACATCCGGGGTTACCAATGGGTGCCGCGCCAATGGCTTATGCCCTTTGGACGAAACACTTGAAAGTGAATCCGAAAACTTCTAAAAACTGGGCAGACCGTGACCGTTTTGTCTTATCTGCGGGACATGGTTCAGCGATGTTGTACAGCTTGTTGCACTTAGCAGGGTACCAAGTGACGATTGATGACTTGAAACAATTCCGTCAATGGGATTCAAAAACACCGGGACACCCTGAGGTCAACCATACGGACGGCGTCGAAGCAACGACTGGTCCTTTAGGTCAAGGGATCGCGATGGCTGTGGGGATGGCAATGGCAGAAGCGCATCTAGCAGCGACCTACAACAAAGACCAATTCAACGTCGTTGACCATTATACCTATGCGTTATGTGGCGATGGCGACTTGATGGAAGGCGTGTCTCAAGAAGCAAGTTCGATGGCTGGTCATATGAAATTAGGGAAATTGATCGTTTTATACGATTCAAACGATATTTCTTTAGACGGACCAACCTCAAAAGCCTTCACTGAAAATGTTGGCGTACGCTATGAAGCTTACGGTTGGCAACATCTCTTGGTAAAAGACGGCAATGATTTAGAAGCCATCTCAAAAGCAATTGAAGAAGCGAAAGCCGAAACAGACAAACCGACATTGATCGAAGTGAAAACGGTCATCGGATTTGGTGCACCAAACCAAGGAACTTCTGCGGTCCACGGCGCACCACTTGGCTTAGAAGGCATTCAAAAAGCCAAAGAGATCTATGGTTGGGAATACCCTGACTTTACCGTACCAGAAGAAGTGGCGGAACGCTTCCGTCAAACGATGGTTGAAGAAGGCGAAAAAGCTGAAAATGCTTGGCGTGAGATGTTCGCAGCATACAAAGCAGCGTATCCAGAATTAGCGCAACAATTCGAAGATGCCTTTGCTGGAAAATTACCAGAGAATTGGGATGCAGAGCTTCCAACATACGACGAAGGTGAAAGCCAAGCCAGTCGTGTCTCAAGTAAAGAGATGATCCAAGCATTATCAAAAGCGATCCCAAGTTTCTGGGGTGGTTCTGCCGATCTATCCGGATCAAACAATACGATGGTCACAGCAGACAAAGACTTCACGCCTGAACACTATGAAGGCCGCAACATTTGGTTTGGTGTTCGTGAGTTTGCGATGGCATCAGCGATGAACGGGATCCAATTGCATGGCGGTACCCGGATCTATGGGGGAACATTCTTTGTCTTTGTGGATTACTTGCGACCAGCTGTGCGTTTAGCAGCGATCCAAAACACGCCAGTCATTTATGTCTTGACCCATGACTCTGTAGCAGTTGGTGAAGATGGCCCGACGCATGAGCCAGTGGAACAATTGGCTTCGGTTAGAAGTATGCCAGGTGTCCATGTCTTACGTCCGGCGGACGGGAACGAAACTCGTGCGGCATGGAAAGTAGCGATGGAATCTACAGATACACCAACGATCTTAGTCTTGAGTCGTCAAAATCTACCAGTTCTTCCAACAACGAAAGAAGTGGCGGATGATATGGTTAAAAAAGGTGCCTATGTCTTGTCTCCAGCTAAAGGGGAACAACCAGAAGGAATCTTGATCGCGACAGGTTCAGAAGTGGATCTAGCTGTTAAAGCGCAAAAAGTATTGGCGGAACAAGGAAAAGATGTTTCAGTGGTTTCTATGCCAAGTTTTGATTTATTTGAACAACAATCCGCGGAATATCAAGAAAGCGTCTTGCCAAAAGCAGTGACGAAGCGTGTTGCGATTGAAGCAGCTTCACCATTCGGTTGGGAACGTTATGTGGGTATCGAAGGTCAAACGATCACAATTGATCACTTTGGCGCATCTGCTCCTGGAAACAAAATACTTGAAGAATTTGGTTTTACAGTAGATAATGTAGTCAACGTCTTCAATCAATTATAG
- a CDS encoding glucosaminidase domain-containing protein — MQELRTRSARHHRPKRKMTINKKAIAPLVGTSLLVGPMLVTATPQTVRADELDVASSADPQAFINQIGWAASEVAASNDLYASVMIAQALLESAYGTSGLSSAPYYNLFGVKGSAGQSVVYMNTQEYLNGQWVTMNEPFRRYSSYWESFQDHANVLRSTSFSTGDYHYSGVWKSNTTSYYDATAYLTGRYATDPNYAYKLNELISTYNLTRFDTPSTGSTTTSTTSTTTTSTTTSTTTTTSSNQTYTVVSGDTLWDIAQKFGMSVDDLMAKNGMTMSNYSLLVGQEINV; from the coding sequence ATGCAAGAGCTGAGAACCCGTAGCGCTCGACACCATAGGCCCAAAAGGAAAATGACCATCAATAAAAAAGCCATTGCACCTTTAGTGGGGACAAGCCTATTAGTTGGGCCAATGTTGGTCACAGCAACACCACAAACTGTACGTGCGGATGAGTTAGATGTCGCATCTTCTGCCGATCCGCAAGCATTTATCAATCAAATCGGATGGGCTGCTTCTGAAGTTGCAGCAAGCAATGATTTATATGCGTCTGTCATGATTGCACAAGCATTACTTGAAAGTGCGTATGGTACATCTGGATTATCAAGTGCACCATATTACAACTTATTTGGAGTCAAAGGTAGCGCAGGTCAATCTGTGGTATATATGAATACGCAAGAATATTTGAATGGTCAATGGGTAACGATGAACGAACCTTTCCGTCGCTATTCATCTTATTGGGAGTCATTCCAAGATCATGCGAATGTTTTACGTTCTACTAGTTTTTCGACAGGCGATTATCATTATTCAGGTGTATGGAAAAGTAATACTACCAGCTACTATGATGCAACAGCTTATTTAACTGGACGTTATGCAACAGATCCTAATTACGCATACAAATTAAATGAATTGATCAGCACATATAATCTGACTCGCTTTGATACACCATCAACTGGTTCAACAACAACTAGTACGACAAGTACCACAACGACTAGTACGACAACCTCTACAACGACTACGACAAGTAGTAACCAAACTTATACTGTCGTCTCTGGCGATACACTTTGGGATATTGCTCAAAAATTCGGTATGTCCGTCGATGATCTGATGGCAAAAAATGGCATGACGATGTCAAATTATTCATTATTGGTTGGACAAGAAATCAATGTCTAA
- the cysK gene encoding cysteine synthase A — protein MTQIYQSITELIGKTPIVRLNKMVPEGAADVFVKLEFFNPGGSVKDRIALNMIEKAEHDGLLKPGDTIIEPTSGNTGIGLAMVGVAKGYHVKLVMPETMSIERRLLMKGYGAELILTPGTEGISGSIKEAKRLAEENGYFLPLQFENPANPLVHEKTTGPEIQAAFGVNGLDAFVAGIGTGGTITGAGHELKRINPALKIVGVEPAESAVLEGKEPGPHKIQGIGTGFVPDTLDTNVYDQVLSVSSEQAMITARRMGQEEGILVGVSGGAAVEAALNVAKELGAGKKVLAIIPDNGERYLSTPLYQDM, from the coding sequence ATGACACAGATTTATCAATCGATCACAGAATTGATCGGTAAAACACCTATCGTTCGATTAAATAAAATGGTTCCAGAAGGAGCTGCGGATGTTTTTGTTAAGTTGGAATTCTTCAATCCAGGTGGAAGCGTGAAAGACCGTATTGCCTTGAATATGATTGAAAAAGCAGAACATGATGGGCTATTGAAACCGGGTGATACAATCATTGAACCTACTTCAGGAAACACTGGTATTGGTTTAGCGATGGTCGGTGTAGCAAAAGGATATCATGTGAAACTTGTCATGCCTGAAACGATGAGTATCGAGCGTCGCTTATTGATGAAGGGTTACGGAGCAGAACTAATTTTGACTCCAGGGACAGAAGGCATCAGTGGTTCAATCAAAGAAGCAAAACGTCTAGCGGAAGAAAATGGCTATTTCTTACCTCTGCAATTTGAAAACCCTGCTAATCCATTAGTTCATGAAAAAACGACTGGGCCAGAAATCCAAGCGGCGTTTGGTGTGAATGGGTTGGATGCGTTTGTCGCAGGAATCGGTACTGGTGGAACAATCACCGGTGCGGGACACGAATTAAAACGGATCAATCCAGCGCTTAAGATCGTTGGAGTTGAACCAGCCGAATCTGCCGTTTTAGAAGGCAAAGAACCTGGGCCACACAAAATCCAAGGTATCGGAACAGGTTTTGTCCCGGATACGTTAGATACGAATGTCTATGATCAAGTCTTATCAGTATCTAGTGAGCAAGCAATGATCACAGCTCGCCGTATGGGGCAAGAAGAAGGAATCTTAGTTGGTGTTTCAGGAGGAGCCGCAGTTGAAGCTGCGCTTAATGTAGCTAAAGAACTAGGGGCTGGAAAAAAAGTTCTTGCGATTATTCCTGATAATGGAGAACGTTATTTGTCTACTCCTTTGTATCAGGATATGTAA
- a CDS encoding Fur family transcriptional regulator has product MENKKVEAAIEQLKKENIRITPQRYAVLEYLIEHRSHPTADEIYKALEHRFPNMSVATVYNNLRLFTSIGFVQEMKYGDASSRFDFSSQRHYHVICQNCETIVDFHYPGLEDIEMAAGRLTDFEIHDHRLELYGLCPNCKK; this is encoded by the coding sequence ATGGAAAATAAAAAAGTAGAAGCGGCGATCGAGCAGCTGAAAAAAGAAAATATTCGGATTACGCCGCAAAGATACGCAGTTTTAGAGTATCTGATTGAGCATCGTTCACATCCAACGGCAGATGAAATCTACAAGGCGCTTGAGCATCGCTTTCCTAATATGAGTGTTGCTACAGTTTACAATAATTTACGATTGTTCACATCGATCGGGTTTGTTCAAGAAATGAAATATGGTGATGCATCAAGCCGATTTGATTTTAGTTCACAAAGACATTATCATGTGATTTGCCAAAATTGCGAGACGATCGTCGATTTTCATTATCCTGGGCTAGAAGATATTGAAATGGCGGCGGGGCGCTTAACTGATTTTGAAATCCATGATCATCGTTTAGAATTATATGGGCTATGTCCGAATTGCAAAAAATAA
- a CDS encoding NADH oxidase, whose product MKVVVIGCTHAGTAAVKSILKNNPEADVTVYERNDNVSFLSCGIALYVGGVVKDPAGLFYSNPEELASLGAKVKMEHDVTDVDTENKQVTAKDLKTGETETVSYDKLVMTTGSWPIIPPIKGIESENILLCKNYNQANEIIAKAEEAKKVVIVGGGYIGIELVEAFVESGKEVTLIDGLDRILNKYLDKPFTDVLEKELVDRGVTLALGENVSEFIPDENGKVKQVTTASQTFDADMVILCVGFRPNTKLVEGKVETLPNGAIKVNEYMQTSNPDIFAAGDSAVVNYNPSGTQNYIPLATNAVRQGLLVGNNLTEQKMAYRGTQGTSGLYLFGWTIGSTGVTTESAPMNNLDVQATLFEDNYRPEFMPTTEKVMMELVYEKGTNRIVGAQFMSKYDITQSANTMSLAVQNKMTVEDLALSDFFFQPHFDRPWNYLNLLAQAALGEIETAQ is encoded by the coding sequence ATGAAAGTAGTAGTAATCGGCTGTACCCATGCAGGAACAGCAGCAGTAAAAAGCATCTTAAAAAACAACCCAGAAGCAGATGTTACAGTTTATGAACGTAACGACAATGTTTCATTTTTATCTTGTGGGATCGCATTGTATGTTGGAGGCGTCGTGAAAGACCCAGCAGGCTTGTTCTATTCAAACCCTGAAGAGTTAGCTTCGTTAGGTGCGAAAGTGAAAATGGAACATGATGTCACTGATGTTGACACAGAAAACAAACAAGTCACAGCGAAAGATTTAAAAACTGGCGAAACTGAAACAGTTTCTTATGACAAATTAGTAATGACTACTGGTTCATGGCCAATCATCCCGCCAATCAAAGGGATCGAATCTGAAAATATTCTTTTATGTAAAAACTATAACCAAGCAAACGAAATCATTGCTAAAGCAGAAGAAGCGAAGAAAGTAGTGATCGTTGGTGGTGGTTATATTGGGATCGAATTAGTCGAAGCGTTTGTCGAGTCTGGCAAAGAAGTGACATTGATCGATGGTTTAGATCGTATCTTGAACAAATATCTTGATAAACCATTTACGGATGTGTTAGAAAAAGAATTGGTTGATCGTGGAGTTACTTTAGCTTTAGGTGAAAACGTTTCTGAGTTCATTCCAGATGAGAATGGTAAAGTAAAACAAGTAACTACAGCTAGCCAAACATTTGATGCGGATATGGTTATTTTGTGTGTTGGTTTCAGACCAAATACAAAATTAGTAGAAGGTAAAGTAGAAACATTGCCAAATGGCGCAATCAAAGTAAATGAGTACATGCAAACAAGCAATCCAGATATTTTTGCAGCGGGCGATTCAGCAGTTGTCAATTATAACCCAAGTGGTACGCAAAACTACATTCCTTTAGCAACAAATGCGGTCCGTCAAGGATTGTTAGTAGGAAACAATTTAACAGAGCAAAAAATGGCTTACCGTGGAACACAAGGAACTTCTGGTTTGTACTTATTTGGTTGGACAATCGGTTCAACAGGTGTGACAACAGAAAGTGCCCCAATGAATAACTTGGATGTCCAAGCAACACTATTCGAAGATAACTATCGTCCAGAATTCATGCCAACGACTGAAAAAGTCATGATGGAACTAGTATATGAAAAAGGAACAAATCGTATCGTAGGTGCACAATTCATGTCTAAATACGACATCACTCAATCTGCTAATACGATGTCATTAGCGGTTCAAAATAAAATGACTGTTGAAGACTTAGCTCTTTCAGACTTCTTCTTCCAACCTCATTTTGACCGTCCTTGGAACTACTTGAATCTTCTTGCACAAGCAGCTCTAGGAGAAATCGAGACAGCTCAATAA
- a CDS encoding DUF5960 family protein, with translation MEKEYFVQQDNFIEDYKKVTGSETIDIDSLAEEVINQLNETQAEEFVLSGDETKDGEDHQFPFSRRIYTDENDGTLNTEYTYEGQPYELRTDDEVQ, from the coding sequence ATGGAAAAAGAATATTTTGTACAGCAGGATAATTTTATTGAAGATTACAAAAAGGTGACAGGCAGTGAAACGATCGATATTGATTCTTTAGCAGAAGAAGTGATCAATCAATTAAACGAAACCCAAGCAGAAGAATTCGTTTTATCTGGTGATGAAACAAAAGATGGTGAGGATCATCAATTCCCATTTAGTCGACGGATCTATACCGATGAAAATGATGGAACATTGAATACAGAGTATACGTATGAAGGACAACCATACGAGCTACGAACGGATGACGAGGTACAATAA
- a CDS encoding DnaD domain-containing protein produces the protein MLNLENYLKAGQTIVSNLLLKNYHRIGLQADEFLFILQLHMAQSEGDSFPDLMNISQNMGVKQEKVFQILNRLVSGHFIAIETTLIDGRKADRYDLTPTYVHLERLLEKDSLKQEEEVQEKTTRSVYQLFEQEFGRPLSSIEFQRIGQWLEEDHYHPEILKLALREAVLNQAYSFNYIDRILLSWERKNLKTKQQVEEDQKRRKQQLLQKEIDQPAQQEELPKVSLKNWLEEWE, from the coding sequence ATGTTGAATTTAGAAAACTATTTAAAAGCTGGTCAAACGATCGTTTCCAATCTTTTGCTTAAAAATTATCATCGTATTGGCTTACAAGCAGATGAATTTTTATTTATATTACAGTTGCATATGGCGCAATCAGAAGGTGATTCATTCCCGGATCTGATGAATATTTCCCAGAATATGGGTGTCAAGCAAGAAAAAGTTTTTCAAATTTTGAATCGATTGGTCAGTGGTCATTTCATAGCGATCGAAACGACACTTATCGATGGACGTAAAGCGGATCGCTATGATTTGACACCAACGTATGTGCATTTAGAAAGATTATTAGAAAAAGACTCTCTAAAGCAAGAAGAAGAAGTCCAAGAAAAAACGACACGTTCAGTCTATCAATTATTTGAACAAGAGTTTGGACGTCCCTTATCCTCTATTGAATTCCAACGGATCGGACAGTGGTTGGAAGAGGATCATTATCATCCTGAGATTTTGAAACTAGCTTTACGGGAGGCTGTATTGAACCAAGCGTATAGTTTCAATTATATCGACCGTATCTTATTATCTTGGGAACGGAAAAATTTAAAAACCAAACAGCAAGTAGAAGAAGATCAAAAACGCAGAAAGCAGCAACTGCTTCAAAAAGAAATCGATCAGCCAGCCCAACAAGAAGAGCTGCCAAAAGTATCATTAAAGAATTGGCTGGAAGAATGGGAGTAA
- the nth gene encoding endonuclease III, whose protein sequence is MLGKQRTMEAFEKMYEMFPEAHGELQHKNPYELLIAVILSAQATDVSVNKATPALFEAFPTPEALAKAPLEEIIPKIKTIGLYRNKAKNIKACAQQLLDQFGGQVPQTREELVSLPGVGRKTANVVLGDAFGVPAIAVDTHVERVTKRLRICKLDASVQEVEQTLMKKVPEDLWVKTHHTLIFFGRYHCTARSPRCEVCPLLDMCQDGKMRMKNPANKHLK, encoded by the coding sequence ATGTTAGGTAAACAACGTACAATGGAAGCTTTTGAGAAAATGTATGAGATGTTTCCAGAAGCGCATGGAGAATTACAACATAAAAATCCTTATGAATTATTGATTGCAGTCATTTTAAGCGCACAAGCGACAGATGTTTCGGTCAACAAGGCAACACCTGCTCTATTTGAAGCTTTTCCAACTCCTGAGGCGTTAGCTAAAGCCCCACTAGAAGAGATCATTCCTAAGATAAAAACAATTGGATTGTATCGAAATAAAGCCAAAAACATCAAAGCATGTGCGCAACAGCTGCTTGATCAGTTTGGAGGACAGGTTCCTCAAACAAGAGAAGAGCTTGTTTCACTACCTGGTGTAGGTAGAAAAACAGCGAATGTCGTGCTTGGAGATGCGTTTGGAGTACCAGCTATAGCAGTCGATACTCACGTAGAACGTGTGACAAAACGATTGAGGATCTGCAAATTGGATGCTTCAGTACAAGAGGTTGAACAAACATTGATGAAAAAGGTACCAGAAGATCTATGGGTAAAAACGCATCATACATTGATTTTCTTTGGGCGGTATCATTGTACTGCTAGAAGCCCACGTTGTGAAGTATGTCCTTTACTGGATATGTGCCAAGATGGGAAAATGCGAATGAAAAATCCTGCAAACAAACACTTAAAATAA
- a CDS encoding helix-turn-helix domain-containing protein: MLPDKLILLFITKTQFLQMKVLKEMKHGAVSIKKLEDEMDLTKRQARKILQNLMREYEEIGFSKKTHTSLILDKDELRCMPQLTDTEYLELINIFQERYFAESNLYQTLLYVLEKRKFSVSDIAKYLIYSESHVYKLLGKLKELFQLLKIDIRLMKINETLIELTGSESTIRMLHYLGIAVISKGNYWLFKTITQEEVIDFRLSINFDHYENLSPLGKKRINYLLAVCLISLKNGYQIHDLPSELVELGETVYKEEMDACLEKLTVKKMIDGTNSRNECIHFAFLSNYFAQDLNKKEEKEELGRKLGELKKNSIVTKCKKLLMCMIDYFHIPETIFYQLLYYLTNKLVTIHHLELYKFMPIYHDALPTNRYGSYIERCIDKNLKSYQNEPSYNHIKNSFVQVILGSLVSNSLKSEHKVYVEFFNLPESKNIVENVITHYYNNKRIKIVESYHHADIVISDTHGYEDKDLFYFKHISDKDSWTRLGSYFNKVIVNTYKF; encoded by the coding sequence ATGCTGCCAGATAAATTAATATTATTATTCATTACAAAAACACAATTTTTACAAATGAAGGTATTAAAAGAAATGAAACATGGAGCAGTCTCAATAAAAAAGCTGGAAGATGAAATGGATCTAACAAAAAGACAAGCAAGAAAGATACTTCAAAATTTGATGAGAGAATATGAAGAAATCGGATTCTCAAAAAAAACGCACACCTCTTTGATTCTAGATAAAGATGAATTGCGTTGTATGCCACAACTAACCGATACGGAATATCTCGAATTGATCAATATTTTCCAAGAAAGATATTTTGCAGAATCAAATTTATATCAGACATTGTTATATGTGTTGGAAAAAAGGAAATTCAGTGTTTCAGATATTGCAAAATATCTAATCTATAGTGAGTCACATGTATACAAACTTTTAGGAAAGTTGAAAGAATTGTTTCAATTATTAAAAATCGATATTCGATTGATGAAGATCAATGAAACATTGATTGAATTAACAGGTAGTGAATCTACTATACGTATGTTGCATTATCTGGGGATTGCTGTCATTTCAAAAGGAAACTATTGGCTGTTCAAAACGATTACTCAAGAAGAAGTGATCGATTTCCGGTTGTCAATCAACTTTGATCATTACGAAAATTTATCTCCGCTTGGGAAAAAGCGTATCAACTATTTATTAGCGGTCTGTTTGATATCATTGAAAAACGGGTACCAAATCCATGATCTACCCTCAGAACTCGTAGAGCTAGGAGAAACAGTCTATAAGGAGGAGATGGATGCGTGTTTAGAAAAGCTGACTGTCAAAAAGATGATAGATGGAACAAATTCACGAAATGAATGTATCCATTTCGCCTTTCTATCCAACTATTTTGCACAAGATTTAAATAAGAAAGAAGAAAAAGAAGAACTGGGGAGAAAGCTAGGGGAGCTAAAGAAGAATTCGATCGTCACCAAATGTAAAAAATTACTTATGTGCATGATTGATTACTTTCATATACCAGAAACGATTTTTTATCAATTACTCTATTATTTGACAAACAAATTAGTCACTATCCATCATTTGGAATTATATAAATTTATGCCTATATACCATGATGCACTACCAACAAATCGTTATGGGTCCTATATAGAGCGTTGCATCGATAAAAACTTAAAATCTTACCAAAATGAGCCTTCTTACAATCACATCAAAAATAGTTTTGTGCAAGTCATCTTAGGAAGCTTGGTCTCCAACAGTCTTAAATCTGAACATAAAGTTTATGTGGAATTTTTTAACCTTCCAGAATCTAAAAATATAGTCGAAAATGTTATTACACATTACTACAATAATAAACGAATAAAAATCGTAGAATCGTATCATCATGCTGATATCGTTATTTCGGATACCCATGGATACGAAGATAAAGATTTATTTTATTTTAAGCATATCTCAGATAAGGATTCATGGACGAGGTTGGGATCGTATTTTAATAAAGTCATCGTAAATACGTACAAATTTTGA